From Borrelia sp. RT5S, the proteins below share one genomic window:
- the murG gene encoding undecaprenyldiphospho-muramoylpentapeptide beta-N-acetylglucosaminyltransferase, whose translation MKDRRVIFFTGGGTGGHIFPGIAIIESLRKIDKNVEFFWLGQKGSMEDKIIGEYPYIKFIKIPSGKLRRYFSLRNFSDFLKVLLGISKSFFVIKKYKPQVIYATGGFVSSPPIIAASLLKVKKITHEMDLDPGLATKINSKFANTVHISFKESIKYFKNKDVIYTGSPIRSEFRNPNSSIIKRLSCNTEKPIISILGGSLGADVLNRLAFNIKDKIDAYFIHQCGKNLSETIENNYLRRQFFNAEEMSSIIKFSNIIISRAGAGAIKEFANAGACVILIPFEKGSRGDQVRNARLLEEQNACLKVREENLNEIIITNAIQEILENQEKADILRRNIKKFHKQDSSGLIANILLKEFEAMKC comes from the coding sequence ATGAAAGACAGAAGGGTAATATTTTTTACAGGGGGGGGCACAGGAGGACATATTTTTCCAGGGATAGCAATAATTGAAAGCCTAAGAAAGATAGACAAAAATGTCGAATTCTTCTGGCTGGGTCAAAAAGGATCAATGGAAGATAAAATCATAGGAGAGTACCCCTACATCAAGTTTATTAAAATTCCATCTGGGAAACTTAGAAGATATTTTTCATTAAGAAATTTTAGTGATTTTTTAAAGGTTTTACTTGGAATAAGCAAGAGCTTCTTCGTTATAAAGAAGTATAAACCCCAAGTCATATATGCAACTGGAGGGTTTGTATCAAGTCCTCCGATCATAGCAGCAAGTCTTCTTAAGGTAAAGAAGATAACTCATGAGATGGATCTTGACCCTGGGCTTGCGACAAAAATCAACTCAAAATTTGCAAACACAGTACACATCAGTTTTAAGGAGAGCATAAAATATTTTAAAAACAAAGACGTCATATATACGGGCTCACCAATAAGATCAGAATTTAGAAATCCAAACTCAAGCATCATAAAAAGACTGTCATGCAACACAGAAAAGCCTATTATCAGCATACTAGGAGGCTCTCTTGGAGCAGATGTTTTAAATAGACTGGCCTTTAATATCAAAGATAAAATTGATGCCTATTTCATCCACCAGTGTGGAAAAAATTTATCCGAAACTATAGAAAATAATTATCTGAGACGACAATTCTTTAATGCAGAAGAAATGTCAAGCATAATCAAATTTTCAAACATTATAATCAGTAGAGCTGGGGCTGGAGCCATTAAAGAATTTGCGAATGCCGGCGCATGCGTAATACTGATTCCATTTGAAAAAGGATCAAGGGGCGATCAAGTTAGAAATGCAAGACTACTAGAAGAGCAAAATGCATGCTTAAAAGTAAGAGAAGAAAATCTAAATGAAATCATCATCACAAATGCCATACAGGAAATATTGGAGAACCAAGAAAAGGCTGACATACTAAGGCGTAATATAAAAAAATTTCATAAACAAGATTCGTCAGGCCTAATAGCTAATATACTATTAAAAGAATTTGAGGCAATGAAATGCTAG
- a CDS encoding sigma-54 dependent transcriptional regulator — translation MSKVLVADDEKNIREGIATYLEEEGFFVFTASDGEEALETIENEKIDAVISDLRMPHLSGEQLLKIAKDKNPDIPFIILTAHGTVDSAVDAMREGAYDFLTKPVDLERLLLIIKRALNSRNDKIHESISSENIIIRKDLNYYERILGKSLVMQKTLELVKKIAKSKASVLITGESGVGKEVIADAIFDLSNRNDKPFIKVNCAALSESILESELFGHEKGAFTGAICQKKGRFELADKGTIFLDEIVETSPEVQVKLLRVLQNKTFERVGGESTMHVDIRLLTATNKDIEEEIKKGRFREDLFYRLNIININIPPLRERKDDIQNLTNILIKSVANENNREEKSLSSDAIKALYAYDWPGNIRELKNVLESALILSKGKQIVKDDLPPKIKNNTNQIVKITLPIGISLKEAEREIIKQTLLYSKHNKSKCAEILKIGRKTLHNKITEYDACNIS, via the coding sequence ATGAGTAAGGTACTTGTAGCAGACGATGAGAAAAACATACGAGAAGGAATAGCAACCTATCTGGAAGAGGAAGGATTTTTTGTATTTACTGCTAGTGACGGGGAAGAGGCACTTGAAACAATTGAAAATGAAAAAATTGACGCTGTAATATCTGACCTTAGAATGCCTCACTTATCAGGAGAGCAATTATTAAAAATCGCAAAAGATAAGAACCCAGATATACCTTTCATTATTCTTACAGCACACGGAACAGTTGATTCAGCAGTTGATGCTATGAGGGAAGGCGCTTATGATTTTCTAACAAAGCCGGTTGACCTTGAAAGGCTATTACTCATAATAAAGAGAGCCTTAAATAGCAGAAACGATAAAATTCATGAAAGTATATCCTCAGAAAATATTATTATCAGAAAGGATTTAAACTACTACGAGCGCATACTTGGTAAATCTCTTGTCATGCAAAAGACATTAGAATTAGTCAAAAAAATTGCTAAATCAAAAGCATCCGTGCTAATTACAGGGGAAAGCGGAGTTGGGAAAGAAGTAATAGCAGATGCCATTTTTGACCTATCAAATAGAAATGACAAACCTTTCATTAAAGTAAATTGTGCGGCTCTTTCTGAGAGTATACTTGAAAGCGAACTTTTTGGTCATGAAAAAGGAGCGTTCACAGGAGCCATTTGTCAAAAAAAAGGTAGATTTGAACTTGCCGATAAGGGAACAATATTTTTGGATGAAATAGTAGAAACATCACCTGAGGTTCAAGTAAAACTGTTAAGAGTGCTTCAGAATAAAACATTTGAAAGAGTAGGTGGAGAATCCACTATGCATGTTGATATTAGACTGTTAACAGCAACAAACAAAGATATTGAGGAAGAAATCAAAAAGGGAAGATTTAGGGAAGATTTATTTTATAGACTAAACATAATAAATATTAATATCCCACCCTTAAGAGAAAGAAAAGATGATATACAAAATCTAACGAATATATTAATTAAAAGCGTTGCTAATGAAAACAATAGAGAAGAAAAAAGCCTCTCCAGTGACGCAATAAAAGCTCTTTACGCTTACGATTGGCCAGGCAATATTAGAGAACTAAAAAATGTACTTGAAAGCGCACTAATACTCTCTAAAGGCAAACAAATTGTGAAAGATGACTTACCACCAAAGATTAAAAATAATACAAATCAGATAGTAAAAATAACATTACCAATAGGCATAAGCTTAAAGGAAGCAGAAAGAGAAATCATCAAGCAAACACTTCTATATTCTAAACACAATAAAAGTAAATGCGCCGAAATACTTAAAATAGGAAGGAAAACCCTTCACAATAAAATAACAGAGTACGACGCCTGTAATATTAGCTAA
- a CDS encoding DUF368 domain-containing protein, giving the protein MPNKSDIRALLSIYTKGLLIGIANVIPGVSGGTLAITLGIYYRIIYSCSALMGTKEGKNATFLMVLSLGMLTSIVVFSKLIKIYLLDGETREAFLTVFFIGLITGSIFSIKKEIRVKEYNNQGNAMKYCLFSLGFFSVLSLLIMANYNLSFDTSKYQDKKSIEYCLLIASSGVISGSAVILPGISGSLLLLNLGFYKEIVNIVSDLNITLCTIFGVFAATGAGITTLLLKKAIDKHLIKFLYLSIGLISGSILQMSLSITKLNLNLFPSFFIVSAILLITGFYINKMLENTKSESTLPKVLYTEDRT; this is encoded by the coding sequence ATGCCAAATAAATCAGATATACGGGCTTTGCTAAGCATTTACACAAAAGGTTTGTTAATAGGTATTGCTAACGTAATACCTGGGGTCTCGGGTGGAACATTGGCGATCACCCTGGGAATATATTATAGAATAATATATTCTTGCTCAGCCCTCATGGGGACAAAGGAGGGGAAGAATGCAACGTTTCTTATGGTACTCTCTCTTGGTATGCTGACCTCAATAGTGGTATTTTCAAAGTTGATTAAGATCTATCTCTTGGATGGGGAGACGCGGGAGGCTTTCTTAACAGTGTTTTTTATCGGATTAATTACAGGGAGCATATTTAGCATAAAAAAAGAAATTAGAGTGAAGGAGTACAATAATCAAGGCAATGCTATGAAATACTGCCTGTTCTCATTGGGCTTTTTTTCTGTATTGTCTCTTCTGATCATGGCAAACTACAATTTATCATTTGATACATCCAAGTATCAAGACAAAAAATCAATAGAGTACTGCCTACTGATTGCTAGCTCAGGTGTAATAAGCGGATCTGCTGTAATTCTACCGGGAATTTCAGGCTCACTATTACTGTTAAATCTTGGGTTCTATAAAGAAATCGTAAATATTGTCTCTGACCTTAATATAACACTATGCACAATATTTGGTGTATTCGCAGCAACAGGAGCAGGGATTACAACTCTGCTCCTTAAAAAGGCCATAGACAAGCATCTAATTAAATTTCTCTACCTGTCCATAGGCTTAATATCAGGCTCAATCTTACAAATGTCACTCAGCATTACGAAGCTTAACTTAAACCTCTTCCCGTCATTCTTTATAGTCTCCGCCATTCTACTTATCACAGGATTTTACATAAACAAAATGCTTGAAAACACAAAAAGCGAGAGCACTTTACCTAAAGTGCTCTATACCGAAGACCGGACTTGA
- a CDS encoding nitrogen regulation protein NR(II), with protein sequence MSKFFKKTLSKLNKLSSEQKLKFIQDLYRKIEIYDGIFASINEGILVLDKLNNIIYLNKMLFQILTLNLETKLETLSDIQIPTLTNLIEELALNEDKIIGYEFQISTNMFIKISFMPYVKDQRLEGNIILIEDIKDKKHKEELFRRAEALAAFTRHARNIAHEIKNPLGAIDINLQLLRKEIDRQELKSTKANNYFKIIKEEINRMDKTITDFLLTVRPIKIMAEKRNITEIVESVYNLLNPELENKEIKLLLRLKKVSPVLVDEKLLRQVIINIIKNAEEALLESNKRIKKIDISIQESKDRIYVIIKDNGVGIKDETKDEIFKPQFSTKEKGSGIGLTISYKIVKEHGGEIFVESKNMKGTTFTITLPKFNTDKILIEGYLENE encoded by the coding sequence ATGAGTAAATTTTTTAAAAAAACCTTATCCAAGTTAAATAAACTATCAAGTGAGCAAAAACTTAAGTTTATTCAAGATCTGTATAGAAAAATAGAAATATATGATGGAATTTTTGCATCCATTAATGAAGGAATTCTTGTGCTTGATAAACTTAACAACATAATTTATTTAAATAAAATGTTATTCCAAATATTGACTCTCAATCTTGAGACTAAACTGGAAACCCTTAGCGATATTCAAATTCCAACCCTAACAAACTTAATAGAAGAACTAGCCCTAAATGAAGACAAAATAATAGGATATGAATTTCAAATTTCAACGAATATGTTTATTAAAATATCATTTATGCCGTATGTTAAAGACCAAAGACTTGAGGGAAATATCATTTTAATCGAGGACATTAAAGATAAAAAACACAAAGAAGAACTTTTCAGAAGAGCAGAAGCTTTGGCCGCCTTTACAAGACATGCAAGAAATATTGCACACGAGATTAAAAACCCGCTGGGAGCAATTGACATAAATTTACAGCTACTTAGGAAAGAAATAGACAGACAAGAACTTAAAAGTACTAAAGCAAATAATTACTTTAAAATAATAAAAGAAGAAATAAACAGAATGGATAAAACTATAACCGATTTTCTATTAACAGTAAGACCTATTAAGATAATGGCTGAAAAGAGAAATATCACTGAAATCGTAGAGAGTGTATATAATTTGCTAAATCCAGAGTTAGAGAACAAAGAAATTAAGCTGCTGCTTCGTCTTAAAAAAGTAAGTCCTGTTTTGGTTGACGAAAAACTTCTAAGACAAGTAATAATCAACATAATAAAAAACGCAGAAGAAGCTCTCCTTGAATCAAATAAAAGAATAAAAAAAATAGATATTTCTATCCAAGAGAGTAAAGATAGAATATATGTAATCATAAAAGACAATGGAGTAGGAATTAAGGATGAAACAAAAGATGAAATATTTAAGCCACAATTTAGCACAAAAGAGAAAGGAAGTGGAATAGGGCTCACTATTTCTTATAAAATAGTAAAAGAACACGGGGGTGAAATTTTCGTAGAGAGTAAAAACATGAAGGGAACAACTTTTACAATCACTCTTCCAAAATTCAACACAGACAAAATTTTAATTGAGGGATATTTAGAAAATGAGTAA
- a CDS encoding nucleoside triphosphate pyrophosphohydrolase family protein → MNEYQAWASEIGRYASKREELILTMLELAEETGEVIEKIKKLVRDRNYVLDDEYLLSIKKELGDVLWYISSLGNILGVTLEDIAITNLEKLKKRHEDDTINGEGDER, encoded by the coding sequence TTGAACGAATACCAAGCCTGGGCAAGTGAGATTGGTAGATACGCAAGCAAAAGGGAAGAATTAATCTTGACGATGCTTGAACTTGCCGAGGAAACAGGCGAGGTTATAGAAAAAATAAAAAAACTGGTTCGAGACAGAAACTATGTACTTGATGATGAATATTTATTATCTATTAAGAAAGAACTTGGTGATGTTCTGTGGTATATTTCAAGCCTGGGAAATATTCTTGGAGTAACCCTTGAGGATATTGCCATTACTAATTTGGAGAAATTAAAAAAAAGACATGAAGATGATACTATTAACGGTGAGGGTGATGAGCGATAG
- a CDS encoding M23 family metallopeptidase → MSRFILGLGVVFFFLHFNCLYSYPEIKNFSNKDPVFSDLRTKVSKYNKRESLPLFVYSYRVKKEDTFFKVANKVNGWQASIATVNLLDSPSLSEGQEILIPSKRGLYILDNKEHRFNNLLLATRDLTKAEKIKVRRGDKIYEFYFFDSVKQPDLSFFSNTEMLFFLNYDFIFPLKKFIVTSDFGSRADPFTGVDSFHTGIDLAAPMDSLVFCSSYGVVVVVGYNDIYGNFVVVEHKNNIKSLYGHLNSYVVRRGDVLKTGDVIGRVGQTGRSTGPHLHFEILKKDTPINPVKILK, encoded by the coding sequence TTGAGTAGATTCATTCTTGGATTAGGAGTTGTTTTCTTCTTTCTACATTTTAATTGTCTTTATTCTTATCCTGAGATAAAAAATTTTTCAAATAAGGATCCTGTTTTTTCTGACCTTAGGACAAAAGTTTCTAAATATAATAAAAGGGAAAGTTTACCCTTATTTGTCTATTCATATAGGGTGAAAAAGGAAGATACTTTTTTCAAGGTTGCAAATAAGGTAAATGGATGGCAGGCTAGTATTGCTACGGTTAATTTACTGGATTCTCCTTCTTTAAGTGAAGGGCAAGAAATTTTAATTCCTAGTAAAAGAGGCCTTTATATTCTTGATAATAAGGAGCACAGATTTAATAATTTACTTTTAGCTACAAGAGACTTAACGAAAGCAGAAAAGATAAAGGTTAGAAGAGGCGATAAAATTTATGAGTTTTATTTTTTCGATTCTGTCAAGCAACCAGATTTGAGTTTTTTTTCAAACACAGAGATGCTTTTTTTTCTAAATTATGATTTTATTTTTCCTTTAAAGAAATTTATTGTTACTTCTGATTTTGGATCTAGGGCAGATCCCTTTACTGGTGTTGATAGTTTTCATACAGGCATAGATCTTGCGGCACCAATGGATTCTCTAGTCTTTTGTTCATCTTACGGTGTTGTAGTTGTAGTTGGCTATAATGACATTTATGGAAATTTTGTTGTTGTTGAGCATAAAAACAATATTAAGTCTCTTTATGGGCATCTTAATTCTTATGTTGTGCGTAGGGGAGATGTTTTAAAAACAGGAGATGTTATTGGTAGAGTAGGTCAAACGGGACGATCAACAGGACCCCATCTACATTTTGAAATATTAAAGAAGGATACTCCAATTAATCCTGTTAAAATTTTAAAGTAG
- a CDS encoding CvpA family protein — translation MLEHDPVKITGIADILIIIIFISLGFRGFLRGFIKEIGGFVEVFALIFLLYNKTHDFQVFISTMLELSYIQALLVFFLLIHIGFLILQSLVESIVSHLQLLFFNRILGLMLGLFEAFGIIAIVVYLIHSQQIFKPSYFLEGSTLLEYLNPGINYFFKLSKIP, via the coding sequence ATGCTAGAGCATGATCCTGTTAAAATAACCGGAATAGCTGACATATTAATAATAATAATTTTCATTTCACTGGGTTTTAGGGGCTTTTTAAGGGGATTTATTAAAGAAATCGGTGGGTTTGTTGAAGTATTTGCTTTAATATTCTTACTCTACAATAAAACACATGACTTTCAAGTATTTATATCTACAATGCTTGAACTGTCCTATATTCAAGCATTGTTAGTGTTTTTCTTATTAATACACATAGGTTTTTTAATATTGCAATCTCTAGTTGAATCAATAGTAAGCCATCTTCAACTACTATTCTTTAATAGAATACTTGGGCTAATGCTTGGTCTATTTGAAGCATTTGGAATAATTGCAATTGTAGTCTATCTAATTCACTCACAACAAATCTTTAAGCCATCATACTTTTTAGAGGGAAGCACATTACTTGAATATCTTAACCCTGGGATAAACTATTTTTTCAAATTATCAAAAATACCATAA